One region of Octopus sinensis linkage group LG30, ASM634580v1, whole genome shotgun sequence genomic DNA includes:
- the LOC115226727 gene encoding uncharacterized protein LOC115226727, with product MTTTLILTLATILTVTSNQEFDEAYYKPLETGYSYGYIGTSPTEHFPTVSSLQECAFYALNSQSEFFTYNKVSRVCKNYSPKDIMEAVSTSDTNEISYYRRREWIKTYAISMGANSLIYNSFLNIGSPSTWNVDKCSGIYCPNFFRHPILDIWNHLPIEQILC from the exons ATGACTACAACGCTGATATTAACCCTTGCAACAATTCTGACCGTTACCTcgaatcaagaatttgatgaagCTTACTACAAACCTTTGGAAACTGGTTATTCCTATGGTTATATTGGGACATCTCCAACAGAACACTTCCCCACCGTATCAAGTCTACAGGAATGTGCCTTCTATGCTCTAAACAGCCAATCAGAATTCTTTACTTACAACAAAGTCAGCCGTGTTTGTAAGAATTACTCACCGAAAGATATAATGGAAGCCGTCAGCACGAGTGACACCAACGAGATTTCCTACTACAGAA gaaGAGAATGGATTAAAACTTATGCCATATCAATGGGAGCAAATTCGTTGATCTATAATTCCTTCCTCAATATAGGAAGTCCTTCAACTTGGAATGTGGACAAATGCAGTGGTATCTATTGTCCGAATTTCTTCCGGCATCCAATACTTGATATCTGGAACCATCTTCCAATTGAGCAg